The following proteins come from a genomic window of Nicotiana tomentosiformis chromosome 12, ASM39032v3, whole genome shotgun sequence:
- the LOC104086400 gene encoding LEAF RUST 10 DISEASE-RESISTANCEUS RECEPTOR-LIKE PROTEIN KINASE-like 2.1 — MCPSQLFSFLFVLLLLLFINSSGANTNTSTSFAYCPSSICHGINISYPFDSFTSPLYCGYPGFGIHCSQTDPILNISNVSFAVKHINYTTYSLTLEDIDAFDSRDCPRAHHNLTLGDLPLKYSELDLNLTFYFNCINSLSSGRSLDCLNSGGNKSYLYIEDNEPDHLNWYGICEKKVVATVMDSGWIRELGAVIDEELNRRLVAAMKEGFVLDWGVATECGKCEASEGRCGYDNSTNESLCYCKDGTLKFDHCNALSAAVGAAIAVTCCLMCFFRFRKTRAARCTMLPLCARSREGPDHKDLLYAEDRIVDAFLRQYGSLAPTAYSYSNIKKMTNSFKEKLGEGGYGGVYKGNLNGHPVAVKILKATEGNGEDFINEVASISRTSHVNIVTLVGFCLNRREKALIYEFMPNGSLDKHIYDENLKLGWEMLYKIALGIARGLEYLHRGCNSRILHFDIKPHNILLDEDFCPKISDFGLAKLCTRKESIMSTLEARGTIGYIAPEVFCRNFGGVSHKSDVYSYGMMVLEMVGGRKNYSAERNNQSEIYFPRWAYQRILLDEELNIRDRITNEEKQIAKKMILVGLWCIQTDPLQRPAIGKVIEMLEGSLEALQIPPKPFICSPSQSEGSPLTTKPFLFSSSTIV; from the exons ATGTGTCCAAGTCAATTATTTTCCTTCCTCTTTgtccttctccttcttctcttCATCAACTCCAGTGGAGCTAATACTAATACTAGTACGTCCTTTGCATATTGCCCTTCCTCTATCTGCCATGGAATTAACATTTCATATCCTTTTGACAGCTTCACATCTCCACTTTACTGTGGTTATCCAGGATTTGGGATCCACTGCTCTCAAACCGATCCAATTCTTAACATTTCAAATGTTTCTTTCGCCGTTAAACACATAAATTACACCACGTACTCCCTTACCCTGGAAGATATTGATGCTTTTGATAGCAGAGATTGCCCCAGGGCACATCATAACCTCACTCTGGGAGATTTGCCATTGAAATATTCAGAGCTTGATCTAAACCTTACTTTCTATTTTAACTGTATCAATTCGCTTTCATCTGGTCGTTCGTTAGATTGCTTAAATTCAGGTGGAAACAAGTCATATTTATATATTGAGGATAATGAGCCGGATCATTTGAATTGGTACGGAATTTGTGAGAAGAAAGTGGTGGCGACGGTGATGGACAGTGGGTGGATTCGAGAACTCGGTGCGGTCATAGATGAGGAGTTGAATAGACGACTTGTTGCGGCTATGAAGGAGGGGTTCGTGCTGGACTGGGGGGTCGCAACGGAGTGCGGCAAGTGTGAGGCATCAGAGGGGCGTTGTGGTTACGACAATTCAACCAACGAGTCCTTGTGCTATTGCAAAGATGGCACCCTAAAGTTTGATCACTGCAACG CATTATCTGCGGCGGTTGGGGCTGCAATAGCTGTAACCTGCTGCTTGATGTGCTTCTTCCGATTTAGGAAAacaagggcagcccggtgcactatgctcccgctatgcgcgaggtccagagaagggccggaccacaaggatcTATTGTACGCAGAAGATCGGATTGTCGATGCCTTCCTGAGACAGTATGGATCTTTAGCCCCAACGGCATATAGCTATTCAAACATTAAGAAAATGACAAATTCCTTTAAGGAGAAACTTGGAGAAGGGGGTTATGGAGGGGTTTACAAAGGTAACCTTAATGGCCATCCCGTTGCTGTGAAGATCTTAAAGGCGACTGAGGGGAATGGAGAAGATTTCATTAACGAAGTTGCAAGTATTAGTCGAACTTCTCATGTCAACATAGTTACTCTGGTGGGATTTTGTTTGAATCGTCGGGAAAAAGCTTTGATTTATGAATTCATGCCAAATGGATCTCTTGATAAACACATATACGACGAAAATTTGAAATTGGGATGGGAAATGTTGTACAAAATTGCACTAGGGATAGCTCGAGGACTGGAGTATTTGCATAGAGGATGCAACTCACGAATTTTGCATTTCGACATAAAACCTCACAACATTCTTCTTGACGAGGACTTTTGCCCCAAGATATCTGATTTTGGTTTAGCAAAATTATGTACTCGAAAAGAGAGCATAATGTCCACATTAGAAGCTCGAGGAACCATTGGTTACATAGCTCCAGAGGTGTTCTGTAGAAATTTCGGAGGAGTATCACACAAATCTGATGTTTATAGCTACGGAATGATGGTTCTCGAAATGGTTGGAGGAAGAAAGAACTACAGTgctgaaagaaacaatcaaagtGAAATATACTTCCCACGTTGGGCTTATCAACGAATTTTACTAGATGAAGAACTAAATATAAGAGATAGAATTACCAATGAAGAAAAACAGATTGCAAAGAAAATGATATTAGTTGGTTTGTGGTGCATCCAAACAGATCCTTTGCAAAGGCCAGCAATAGGTAAGGTAATAGAAATGTTAGAAGGTAGTTTGGAGGCCTTGCAAATCCCCCCAAAACCTTTCATTTGTTCTCCTTCACAATCAGAAGGATCACCATTGACCACAAAGCCCTTCTTATTTTCTAGTTCAACCATTGTATAG
- the LOC138903339 gene encoding uncharacterized protein translates to MKAETLGWKEGMDHFAAEKETALSQLSSAESQLRGMKEKSLAQEKKKTELEARLASELEKAKSKAEKAKDEADAIVVVYQANAEAAQVQAREVAETAQTRAYWIAELAKCQSRRKTLEEIHARGFDLTEEIIKAKELEADAGEMASNDDDYDDDDESKSGSESGEELDGEKTAPGENQEP, encoded by the coding sequence atgaaggcggagaccttaggttggaaagaaggtatggaccactttgctgcagaaaaagagactgctttatcccaattgtcatcggccgaaagtcagcttcgaggcatgaaaGAGAAGAGCTTGGCTCAGGAAAAGAAAAAAACGGAGCTCgaagctcggttggcttccgaacttgaaAAGGCTAAATCCAAAGCTGAAAAGGCTAAAGACGAGGCAGACGCGATAGTGGTCGTCTACCAAGCcaatgctgaagccgctcaagtacaaGCGAGAGAGGTAgctgagaccgctcaaactcgagcatattggattgctgaactcgccaaatgccaatctcggaggaaaaccctcgaagagatccatgctcgaggtttcgatcttaccgaagagataataaaggctaaagagcttgaagccgatgCTGGAGAGATGGCTTCCAATGATGATGattatgatgatgatgacgaaagcaagagtgggtctgagagcggggaggagctcGATGGAGAAAAAACTGCCCCCGGAGAAAATCAGGAACCTTAG